A portion of the Vicingus serpentipes genome contains these proteins:
- a CDS encoding alanine/glycine:cation symporter family protein, with product MKNKLKLTFLSIITLIIPAITFAQETVEVVEKTLSDKINEVFTPIVEVMAQVVFWKPFKYFVDESSPLANIPVVVLWLVIGAVFFTIYNKFINIKGFKHALELIRGDYDDPNDKGEVSHFQALVTALSGTVGLGNIAGVAVAVTVGGAGATFWMILAGLLGMSTKFVECTLGVKYRNIDENGTVSGGPMYYLSKGLKKQGKGTLGSVLAIFFAVLCIGGSFGGGNMFQANQAFAQLTSLEELSFLSEYGAWFGVILAILVGIVIIGGIKSIANVTDKIVPLMVGIYVLSALTIIILNIGNIGEAFSEIFSGAFSPDAAKGGIIGVLIVGFQRAAFSNEAGVGSASIAHAATKTNEPVSEGIVALLEPFIDTVVVCTMTALVLIFTGYAHEPQGLVGAELTSAAFEHALGGWSRYILAFAAVLFAFSTMISWSYYGIKAWTYLFGSSKAADYSYKALFLGFIVVGASSTLGAVMDFSDMMILGMAFPNILGLYFFAGEIKADLNDYFARIKSGAIKKFK from the coding sequence ATGAAAAATAAATTGAAACTTACTTTTTTATCAATCATAACATTAATAATTCCTGCGATTACTTTTGCTCAAGAAACAGTTGAAGTAGTAGAAAAAACGCTGAGCGATAAAATTAATGAAGTATTTACTCCTATAGTAGAAGTAATGGCTCAAGTTGTTTTTTGGAAACCATTTAAATATTTTGTTGACGAATCAAGTCCTTTAGCGAATATCCCTGTCGTAGTTTTGTGGTTAGTTATTGGAGCTGTATTTTTCACCATTTACAATAAATTCATAAATATTAAAGGATTTAAACATGCTTTAGAGCTTATCCGTGGTGATTACGACGATCCAAATGATAAAGGTGAAGTATCTCACTTTCAAGCTCTTGTTACTGCTCTTTCTGGAACAGTTGGGTTAGGAAATATTGCTGGTGTTGCTGTTGCAGTTACTGTTGGTGGCGCAGGAGCTACTTTTTGGATGATACTTGCTGGATTATTGGGAATGTCAACCAAATTTGTAGAATGCACATTAGGAGTTAAGTATAGAAATATTGATGAAAATGGAACTGTATCTGGAGGTCCAATGTATTATCTTTCTAAGGGTTTGAAAAAACAAGGTAAAGGTACATTAGGAAGTGTTTTAGCTATATTTTTTGCAGTTTTGTGTATTGGAGGTTCTTTTGGTGGTGGAAATATGTTTCAAGCTAACCAAGCTTTTGCACAATTAACTAGTTTAGAAGAATTAAGTTTCTTAAGTGAATATGGAGCATGGTTTGGTGTAATATTGGCAATTTTAGTTGGTATTGTTATTATTGGAGGAATTAAAAGTATAGCTAATGTAACTGATAAAATAGTTCCTTTAATGGTTGGAATCTATGTACTAAGTGCTTTAACTATTATTATCTTAAATATTGGAAACATTGGGGAAGCTTTTAGTGAAATATTTTCAGGAGCTTTTAGTCCAGATGCTGCTAAAGGTGGTATTATTGGAGTTTTAATAGTTGGTTTTCAACGTGCAGCATTTTCTAATGAAGCAGGGGTTGGTTCAGCCTCTATAGCCCATGCAGCAACAAAAACAAATGAGCCAGTTAGTGAAGGAATTGTTGCTTTATTAGAACCATTTATTGATACTGTGGTTGTTTGTACAATGACTGCCTTAGTATTAATTTTTACAGGTTATGCTCACGAGCCTCAAGGCTTAGTTGGAGCAGAATTAACTTCTGCTGCATTCGAACATGCTCTAGGAGGTTGGTCTAGATATATATTAGCCTTTGCCGCTGTTCTTTTTGCATTCTCTACAATGATATCATGGAGTTATTATGGAATTAAAGCTTGGACTTACTTATTTGGATCATCTAAAGCTGCTGATTATTCCTACAAAGCACTATTCTTAGGATTTATTGTTGTTGGAGCTTCTTCTACCCTAGGTGCTGTTATGGATTTTTCTGACATGATGATTTTAGGTATGGCTTTCCCAAATATTTTGGGTCTTTACTTTTTTGCTGGAGAAATTAAAGCTGACTTAAATGACTATTTTGCTCGAATTAAAAGCGGAGCAATTAAAAAGTTTAAATAA
- a CDS encoding anhydro-N-acetylmuramic acid kinase, producing MNTYNVIGVMSGTSLDGLDICYCSFSISKNKQWSYNINAASTINISDKLKTKLIKAINYSGLELSLLDNELGDFIGHSINIFIKKNNIKSIDFISSHGHTIFHQPQKKLTLQIGNGANISSITKYPVICDFRTSDLALKGNGAPLVPIGDKLLFNEYDYCLNLGGIANISYQEEKRIAYDICPANMVLNKLANDLGKEYDANGDIARSGKIDSSLLTKLNNLEYYQTPHPKSLGFEWVEKYIFPILNNYDIPVENKLSTFIEHIALQISNQVTEKSTLLITGGGVFNSFLIERLKKNSNLSIIIPPEEIINFKEALIFGFLGVLRYRNEINTLKSVTGAQFDNIGGCIYNALTN from the coding sequence ATGAATACGTATAATGTTATTGGTGTTATGTCTGGAACTTCATTAGATGGTCTTGATATTTGTTATTGTTCCTTTTCTATATCCAAAAACAAACAATGGTCTTACAATATTAATGCTGCAAGCACCATTAATATTAGTGATAAACTAAAAACTAAACTTATAAAAGCAATAAATTATTCAGGATTAGAGCTTTCTTTACTAGACAATGAATTAGGCGATTTCATAGGGCATTCTATTAATATTTTTATTAAAAAAAATAATATAAAATCTATTGATTTTATATCTTCTCATGGTCATACCATTTTTCATCAACCTCAAAAGAAATTAACCTTACAAATAGGAAATGGTGCAAACATTTCTTCAATCACTAAATATCCTGTAATTTGTGATTTTAGAACTTCAGATTTGGCCTTAAAAGGAAATGGAGCTCCATTAGTTCCAATAGGGGATAAATTACTATTTAATGAATATGACTATTGCTTAAATTTAGGAGGAATTGCCAATATTTCTTATCAAGAAGAAAAAAGAATTGCCTACGATATATGTCCGGCTAATATGGTATTAAACAAACTTGCAAATGATTTAGGTAAGGAATATGATGCTAATGGAGATATTGCTAGATCTGGAAAAATTGATAGTTCTTTATTAACTAAACTAAATAATTTAGAATATTATCAAACACCTCATCCAAAATCATTAGGTTTTGAATGGGTTGAAAAATATATATTCCCTATTTTAAATAATTATGATATTCCTGTTGAAAATAAATTGAGCACATTTATAGAGCATATTGCATTACAAATATCAAATCAAGTAACAGAAAAATCTACTCTATTAATAACTGGAGGTGGAGTTTTTAATTCCTTTTTAATTGAGCGATTAAAGAAAAATAGTAATCTTTCTATAATAATCCCTCCCGAGGAAATCATAAATTTTAAAGAAGCATTAATCTTTGGATTTTTAGGCGTTTTAAGATATAGAAATGAAATAAACACTTTGAAAAGTGTTACTGGTGCTCAATTTGATAATATTGGAGGATGTATCTACAATGCTTTAACAAATTAA
- a CDS encoding acyl-CoA dehydrogenase, translating to MNIELTEEHLAVRDAARDFAQNVLKPGVIDRDEQQRFPAEEIKQLGELGFMGMMVDPKYGGGGMDTISYVLAMEEISKVDASCSVVMSVNNSLYCWGIEKYGTEEQKQKYLVPAAKGEAIGAFCLSEPEAGSDATSQRTTAIDKGDYYLLNGTKNWITNGGSASYYIVIAQTDVEKGHKGINAFIVEKGMEGFVVGAKENKMGIRASDTHTLLFNDVKVPKENRIGEDGFGFKFAMSVLSGGRIGIASQALGIASGAMELAIAYSKEREAFGKPIHQHQAIAFKLADMATDVEASRLLCLRAAWLKDQKINFDKESAMAKVFASKTAMWVTTEAVQVHGGYGFVKEYHVERLMRDAKITQIYEGTTEVQKIVISRSILK from the coding sequence ATGAATATAGAATTAACAGAAGAACATTTAGCAGTTAGAGATGCTGCTAGAGATTTTGCACAAAATGTGTTAAAACCAGGTGTAATTGATAGAGATGAGCAACAACGTTTTCCTGCGGAAGAAATAAAACAATTAGGAGAGTTAGGTTTCATGGGAATGATGGTTGATCCTAAATATGGCGGTGGCGGTATGGATACTATTTCTTATGTTTTAGCAATGGAAGAAATTAGTAAAGTTGATGCTTCTTGTTCTGTTGTCATGTCAGTTAATAATTCTCTTTATTGTTGGGGAATTGAAAAATATGGAACTGAAGAACAAAAACAAAAATATTTAGTTCCTGCGGCTAAAGGTGAAGCGATTGGAGCTTTTTGTTTATCAGAGCCAGAAGCTGGTTCAGACGCAACATCACAAAGAACTACAGCAATTGATAAAGGAGATTATTATTTGTTAAACGGAACAAAAAACTGGATTACAAATGGAGGTTCAGCATCTTACTATATTGTTATAGCTCAAACAGATGTTGAAAAAGGGCATAAAGGTATTAATGCTTTTATTGTAGAAAAAGGAATGGAAGGATTTGTTGTTGGAGCAAAAGAAAACAAAATGGGAATTAGAGCAAGTGATACTCATACATTATTGTTTAATGATGTAAAAGTTCCTAAAGAAAATAGGATAGGAGAGGATGGATTTGGCTTTAAATTTGCGATGAGTGTTTTATCTGGAGGTAGAATAGGTATTGCTTCTCAAGCACTAGGAATTGCGTCTGGAGCGATGGAACTTGCAATTGCTTACTCAAAAGAAAGAGAAGCATTTGGTAAACCAATTCACCAACATCAAGCAATTGCATTTAAATTAGCAGACATGGCTACAGACGTTGAAGCTTCAAGATTGTTATGTTTGAGAGCGGCTTGGTTAAAGGATCAAAAAATTAATTTTGATAAAGAAAGCGCAATGGCAAAAGTTTTTGCTTCAAAAACTGCAATGTGGGTTACTACTGAAGCTGTTCAGGTTCATGGTGGTTATGGTTTTGTTAAAGAATACCATGTTGAGCGTTTAATGCGTGATGCAAAAATCACACAAATTTATGAAGGTACTACAGAAGTTCAGAAAATTGTTATTTCAAGATCTATTTTGAAATAA
- a CDS encoding UDP-N-acetylmuramoyl-tripeptide--D-alanyl-D-alanine ligase: MEIKELYKLFSNSSGICTDTRKIEKDCIFFALKGDNFNGNKFAQNAILNGASISIIDEKEFFINEKTILVDDVLSTLQKLANYHRKQLNIPFIGITGTNGKTTSKELINSVLSQHYNTAYTQGNLNNHIGVPLTILSIKKDCEIAIIEMGANHIGEINDLCKIAEPNYGIITNIGTAHIEGFGSKEGVIKTKNEMYNYISKNGRLIFCNNDDPLLQKISLSLNKYTYGKKEADCTSELLTETPNIKLKWNNQDVNSNLYGNYNFYNILLAICVGQYFKVPSKKIIKGIETYVSSNNRSQLIKLKDLEIYLDAYNANPSSMDVAINSFATTKKSNKLMILGDMLELGKVSVDEHQNIINKAYELSIDTIFVGEHFSNVKDKYNFSYFKNSEDLIQHFDKKVINYSSILIKGSRGIRLEKVAEYLQKKLH, from the coding sequence ATGGAAATTAAAGAGTTATATAAACTATTTTCGAATAGTTCTGGGATTTGCACTGATACTCGTAAAATAGAGAAAGATTGCATCTTTTTTGCCTTAAAGGGTGATAATTTTAATGGAAACAAATTCGCTCAAAATGCGATTCTTAATGGTGCAAGTATTTCTATAATTGATGAAAAAGAATTTTTTATCAATGAAAAAACAATATTAGTTGATGATGTATTAAGTACTTTACAAAAATTAGCGAATTATCATCGAAAACAATTAAATATTCCTTTCATTGGTATAACAGGAACAAATGGTAAAACAACTAGTAAGGAATTAATAAATTCAGTTCTTAGTCAACACTATAATACAGCTTATACTCAAGGAAATTTAAATAACCATATTGGAGTTCCATTAACTATTTTGTCCATTAAAAAAGATTGTGAAATTGCAATAATTGAAATGGGTGCAAATCATATAGGAGAAATAAATGATTTATGTAAAATTGCAGAACCTAATTATGGCATTATTACAAATATAGGTACAGCACATATTGAAGGCTTTGGAAGTAAGGAAGGAGTTATTAAAACAAAAAATGAAATGTATAATTACATCTCTAAAAATGGCAGATTGATATTTTGTAATAATGATGATCCACTTTTGCAAAAAATATCTCTTTCGCTAAATAAATATACCTATGGTAAAAAAGAGGCTGATTGCACATCTGAGCTTCTGACAGAAACACCAAATATAAAATTGAAATGGAATAACCAGGACGTTAATTCAAATCTCTATGGAAACTATAATTTTTATAACATATTATTAGCTATTTGTGTAGGTCAATATTTCAAAGTTCCATCTAAAAAAATAATAAAAGGTATTGAAACTTATGTTTCTTCAAACAATCGCTCACAATTAATAAAATTGAAAGATTTAGAGATTTATTTAGATGCTTATAATGCAAATCCTTCAAGTATGGATGTTGCCATAAATAGTTTCGCCACAACAAAAAAATCAAACAAGTTGATGATATTAGGGGATATGTTAGAACTTGGAAAAGTAAGTGTTGACGAACATCAAAATATTATTAATAAAGCTTACGAATTAAGTATTGATACCATTTTTGTTGGAGAGCATTTTAGTAATGTAAAAGACAAATACAACTTTAGTTATTTTAAAAATAGTGAAGACTTAATTCAGCATTTTGATAAAAAAGTAATTAATTATTCATCTATTTTAATAAAAGGGTCAAGAGGAATTCGATTAGAAAAAGTTGCAGAATATCTACAAAAAAAGCTCCACTAA
- a CDS encoding SUMF1/EgtB/PvdO family nonheme iron enzyme has protein sequence MKLKGINYFLAIMSISALFFTSCKREQSSSTGWEYNNPKNGGFQKVPYLEQETGPGLVLVEGGRFTMGRVEQEVNYEWNNIPRTVTVSSFYMDETEVTNFAYLEYLYWLDRVFSADYPEVYHKALPDTLVWRSRLGYNEPYVEFYLRHPAYRDYPVVGVNWLQANDFCAWRTDRVNEIILIREGLFEHYPNQINEDNFNTEAYRAGQYESGKRVDGIPDLDPNKEYRNVRMEDGILLPKYRLPTEAEWEYAAYGLIGNTIDELIPDKKLYPWNGHAVRNSNENYIGQILANFKRGRGDNMGVAGKLNDNADITAPVYAYWPNDYGLYNMAGNVSEWVMDTYRPLSMEDNDDFRPFRGNVYKTRLLDEDGIVAEKDSLGRLIYRDVDPQQDNLQARRNYRRADNINHLDGNWESNINYVNADMGNNPDFANENPLLQMYQFGETTRINDRSKVYKGASWKDRAYWAVPGTRRWLLEDQSTDFIGFRCAMTRVGSPVGLGY, from the coding sequence ATGAAATTAAAAGGAATAAATTACTTTTTGGCGATAATGTCAATTTCTGCTCTTTTCTTCACTTCATGTAAAAGAGAACAGTCTAGTTCAACTGGTTGGGAATATAACAATCCAAAAAATGGAGGTTTTCAAAAAGTTCCATATTTAGAGCAAGAAACAGGCCCTGGTTTAGTTCTTGTAGAAGGTGGACGTTTCACTATGGGTAGAGTTGAACAGGAAGTAAATTACGAATGGAATAATATACCAAGAACCGTAACAGTCTCTTCATTTTACATGGATGAAACCGAGGTTACTAATTTTGCTTATTTAGAATATTTATATTGGTTAGATAGAGTATTCAGTGCCGATTATCCTGAGGTTTATCATAAAGCTTTACCCGACACATTGGTATGGAGAAGTAGATTAGGATACAATGAGCCTTATGTAGAATTTTATTTAAGACACCCAGCATATAGAGATTACCCTGTAGTTGGTGTTAATTGGCTTCAAGCAAATGATTTCTGTGCATGGAGAACAGACCGAGTAAATGAAATTATTTTAATTAGAGAAGGACTATTTGAACACTATCCTAACCAAATTAATGAAGATAACTTTAACACAGAAGCATATAGAGCTGGGCAATACGAAAGTGGTAAACGTGTAGATGGTATTCCTGATTTAGATCCTAACAAAGAATATAGAAATGTTAGAATGGAGGATGGTATTTTACTTCCTAAATATAGACTCCCAACTGAAGCTGAATGGGAGTATGCTGCTTATGGGTTAATCGGTAATACTATTGACGAACTTATTCCTGATAAAAAATTATATCCATGGAATGGTCATGCTGTAAGAAACTCAAATGAAAATTATATTGGTCAGATACTTGCTAACTTTAAAAGAGGAAGAGGAGATAATATGGGGGTTGCAGGAAAGCTAAATGATAATGCTGATATTACAGCTCCAGTTTATGCTTATTGGCCAAATGATTATGGCTTATACAACATGGCTGGTAACGTTTCTGAATGGGTTATGGATACATATAGACCTCTATCAATGGAAGATAATGATGATTTTAGACCATTTAGAGGTAATGTTTACAAAACAAGATTATTAGATGAAGATGGTATTGTTGCAGAAAAAGATAGTTTGGGTAGATTAATCTATAGAGATGTAGATCCGCAACAAGATAATTTACAAGCTAGAAGAAATTATAGAAGAGCTGATAACATAAATCATTTAGATGGAAACTGGGAATCTAATATTAATTACGTGAATGCTGATATGGGTAATAACCCTGACTTTGCTAACGAAAACCCATTACTACAGATGTATCAATTTGGTGAGACTACTCGTATTAATGATAGATCTAAAGTTTATAAGGGTGCTTCATGGAAAGACAGAGCTTACTGGGCTGTACCTGGAACAAGACGATGGTTATTGGAAGATCAATCAACTGACTTTATAGGATTTAGATGTGCTATGACTAGAGTTGGTAGCCCGGTTGGTTTAGGATATTAA
- a CDS encoding PorP/SprF family type IX secretion system membrane protein, translating to MLRNFLSKIYIATIALSLLSIDAYGQDPEFTQFYANPLYLNPAFAGTAHCPRVSLNYRNQWPGISGSFVTYSASYDQHVDALNGGLGLLVMNDRAGEGTLNTTNVSGIYSYQLPVTRRFSIKAGLQATWAQKSVDWSKLTFGDMIDARRGFVYNTNEVKRDAPANYVDFSAGLLGFSDLYFFGVAVNHLTEPNESVIKGESPLPMKITIHGGAVIPLEGKGDAVASLSPNVLIQMQEKFTQINFGMYYNKGPIIGGLWYRNSDAFITLIGFQTGIMKFGYSYDITISSLTNKTAGSHEFSLGLQFDCKPKKRRFRTISCPSF from the coding sequence ATGTTGAGAAACTTTTTGAGTAAAATCTACATTGCCACAATAGCTTTATCTCTATTGTCAATTGATGCCTATGGTCAGGATCCTGAGTTCACACAATTTTACGCGAACCCATTATACCTGAATCCAGCATTCGCAGGTACAGCCCATTGCCCTAGAGTGTCTTTAAATTATAGAAATCAATGGCCTGGTATTAGCGGATCATTTGTTACTTACAGCGCATCATATGATCAGCATGTTGACGCTTTAAATGGAGGCTTGGGTTTATTAGTTATGAACGATAGAGCTGGTGAAGGAACTTTAAACACAACAAACGTAAGTGGTATCTATTCATATCAACTTCCAGTTACTAGAAGATTTTCTATTAAAGCTGGATTGCAAGCTACATGGGCTCAAAAGAGTGTAGATTGGAGCAAACTTACTTTTGGAGATATGATAGATGCTAGAAGAGGTTTTGTGTACAATACTAATGAAGTAAAGAGAGATGCTCCAGCAAATTATGTTGATTTTTCAGCAGGATTACTAGGTTTTAGCGATTTATATTTCTTTGGTGTTGCTGTAAACCACTTAACAGAACCTAACGAATCTGTGATTAAAGGAGAAAGCCCTTTACCTATGAAAATAACAATTCATGGAGGTGCTGTAATTCCACTAGAAGGTAAAGGAGACGCTGTTGCATCTTTATCTCCAAATGTCTTAATTCAAATGCAAGAAAAATTTACACAGATTAATTTTGGTATGTATTATAACAAAGGACCTATTATTGGTGGTTTATGGTATAGAAATTCAGATGCATTTATTACTCTAATTGGCTTTCAAACAGGAATAATGAAATTTGGTTATAGCTACGATATAACGATTTCAAGCCTAACAAACAAGACAGCTGGTTCTCACGAATTCTCGTTAGGACTTCAGTTTGATTGTAAACCTAAAAAAAGAAGATTCAGAACAATAAGTTGCCCTTCTTTTTAG